The following proteins come from a genomic window of Mariniflexile sp. TRM1-10:
- a CDS encoding Ig-like domain-containing protein: MKTNYLLFYIVFLFINSTVFSQNVAPTLTATGNQYYCPKSQTKIVTDFNIEDEDDTEIEALYVQISEGYINGEDTLILLGSHPNVATSWSALEGKLTIEGIASALVSYTDLTAAIKDVVFQSTSNNPTNKSFSITIGDANYLPSTGHYYEYIASYGITWTDAKIAAENRTYFGLQGYLATLTSAEEAQLAGEQAAGAGWIGGNDVEIEGVWKWVTGPEAGTVFWNGVANGSTPNYANWNNNEPNNVNGGEDYAHITDPSIGIPGAWNDLRVGGDPPGLYHPKGYIVEYGGMPGDLDLEIAASTNIYTTHIESTQSASICDGGTVTLKAKASQGGDVLWFDVPTGGIPLYKGDAYTVSINATTTYYAMASINDCVAGNRIAVTATVTQSPIIIAVTNDVICGTGSGTLSASASAGIINWYDTQIGGTLLQTGASYTISGLDTSTTYYVEASLNGCTSTRTPVTMEVYPVPEFEVVKTPVIYCLGTTPITLETFNAKGTYTYQWTNETGEVISNLPYVDVNSEGLYTVVATSNGCDTLLSVSVKESDVATITYEDISIVEASSNNSITINNANNNLGIGDYEFALDNVNGSYQDEPYFDDVKAGSHVIYVKDKNGCGNDPTSLEIFILGFPKFFTPNNDGQHDTWQIIGLGTDFTNASKVNVFNRYGKLIKQLNAKNGFWDGTFNGQLLAGSDYWFVAELVDFSGNVRTYRGHFSLVR, translated from the coding sequence TTGAAAACAAATTACCTGTTATTCTATATAGTTTTTCTATTTATAAATAGCACCGTTTTTTCCCAAAATGTAGCTCCTACATTAACTGCAACGGGAAATCAATATTATTGCCCTAAAAGTCAAACAAAAATTGTTACCGATTTCAATATAGAAGATGAAGATGATACAGAAATAGAAGCCCTTTATGTACAAATTTCAGAAGGCTATATTAATGGAGAAGATACCTTAATTCTTTTAGGAAGCCATCCAAATGTTGCTACATCATGGAGTGCGTTGGAAGGAAAGTTAACTATTGAAGGAATTGCATCGGCACTTGTTAGTTATACAGACCTCACAGCGGCTATAAAAGACGTTGTTTTCCAAAGTACAAGTAACAACCCAACAAACAAAAGTTTTTCAATTACAATAGGCGATGCCAATTATTTGCCTTCTACGGGTCATTATTATGAATATATAGCTTCATACGGCATTACTTGGACAGATGCAAAGATAGCTGCGGAGAATAGAACCTATTTTGGTTTACAAGGCTATTTGGCAACTCTTACTTCTGCTGAAGAAGCCCAATTGGCAGGTGAACAGGCGGCAGGAGCAGGGTGGATTGGTGGAAATGATGTAGAAATCGAAGGTGTTTGGAAATGGGTTACAGGTCCTGAAGCAGGAACTGTTTTTTGGAATGGTGTTGCTAATGGTTCAACACCAAATTATGCTAATTGGAACAACAATGAACCAAATAATGTTAATGGTGGGGAAGATTATGCGCATATAACTGATCCGTCTATAGGCATTCCCGGAGCATGGAATGATTTAAGAGTAGGAGGCGATCCACCAGGGCTATATCATCCTAAGGGTTATATTGTAGAATATGGAGGCATGCCAGGAGATTTAGATTTAGAGATTGCGGCAAGCACAAATATTTATACTACACACATTGAATCTACTCAATCAGCATCCATTTGTGATGGAGGTACGGTTACTTTAAAAGCAAAAGCATCGCAAGGCGGTGATGTCTTATGGTTTGATGTGCCTACTGGAGGAATACCATTATATAAAGGAGATGCTTATACGGTGAGTATAAATGCGACTACCACATATTATGCTATGGCTTCAATAAATGATTGCGTAGCAGGCAATAGAATTGCTGTTACAGCTACAGTAACACAATCTCCGATTATAATTGCTGTAACTAACGATGTTATATGTGGCACTGGTAGTGGAACTTTATCGGCATCGGCATCAGCAGGTATAATAAATTGGTATGATACACAAATAGGAGGTACTTTATTGCAAACAGGAGCGTCATATACCATTTCAGGGTTAGATACATCTACAACGTATTATGTAGAGGCATCTTTAAATGGGTGTACAAGCACAAGAACACCAGTAACAATGGAAGTGTATCCAGTACCGGAGTTTGAAGTAGTAAAAACGCCAGTAATTTATTGTTTAGGCACAACTCCTATAACTTTGGAGACATTTAATGCTAAAGGAACTTATACCTATCAATGGACAAATGAAACAGGAGAAGTTATAAGCAATTTACCATATGTAGACGTAAATTCAGAAGGGCTTTATACCGTAGTCGCTACCTCAAATGGTTGCGATACTCTTTTATCGGTTTCGGTAAAGGAATCAGATGTAGCAACAATAACTTATGAGGATATTTCTATCGTAGAAGCATCCAGTAATAATAGCATAACCATAAACAATGCTAACAATAATTTAGGAATTGGCGATTATGAGTTTGCTCTTGATAATGTAAATGGTTCTTATCAAGATGAACCGTATTTTGATGATGTAAAAGCAGGTTCTCATGTTATTTATGTGAAAGATAAAAATGGATGTGGTAACGATCCTACGTCATTGGAAATTTTTATACTTGGTTTTCCTAAATTTTTCACACCAAATAATGATGGACAACATGATACTTGGCAGATTATAGGTTTAGGCACCGATTTTACCAACGCTTCAAAGGTAAACGTGTTTAACCGTTATGGAAAATTAATAAAGCAACTGAATGCTAAAAATGGTTTTTGGGATGGAACATTTAATGGGCAGTTATTAGCAGGTTCAGATTACTGGTTTGTGGCTGAATTGGTTGATTTTTCTGGAAATGTTAGAACTTACCGAGGGCATTTTAGTTTGGTTAGGTAA
- a CDS encoding IS110 family RNA-guided transposase produces the protein MKKIRKNAGGIDIGAKKIFIGLEDKEVRSFDTFTSDLEQAVSYLEENNVTSVAMEATGVYWVILYDILKARGIDVWLVDGRSTKQVPGRKTDVKDCQWIQQLHSYGLLNRCFVADELVHELRSYQRLREDHIRSAAMHINHMQKALTLMNVRLKEVLDQVHGVSGLKIIRAILKGERDPGVLVKLCHGSVLKTKKELILKSLKGHYNEAGLFALGQAVVCYDFYQQQIAGCDLKMEEVLKKMGANRPKVSNKATPRKNVRHHKPNIEGMDRYLLQIFEGKDATVLPGITDYNWMQLLSEIGTDLHKWKTEKHFTSWLGLAPKQHHSGKMKKNYKAKGQPKAGLIFKQAATSLLNSKKIALGAFGRKIRAKKGASPAIKAMARKLAELYWKLFVKGLSYVEKGIKDYEEKILFNKQKNIMKMARELGLSISYKTAV, from the coding sequence ATGAAAAAAATCAGGAAAAACGCAGGAGGGATCGATATCGGAGCCAAAAAAATCTTCATAGGTCTTGAAGATAAGGAGGTTCGCAGTTTTGATACCTTCACATCAGATCTGGAACAGGCGGTATCTTACTTAGAGGAAAACAATGTAACCTCAGTGGCCATGGAAGCCACGGGAGTGTATTGGGTCATCCTCTATGATATATTGAAGGCAAGAGGCATCGATGTATGGTTGGTGGATGGCAGGAGCACAAAACAAGTTCCAGGCAGAAAGACCGATGTAAAGGACTGTCAATGGATACAGCAATTGCACAGCTATGGTTTGTTGAACCGTTGTTTTGTTGCAGATGAACTGGTACATGAACTAAGGAGCTATCAACGCCTGCGCGAAGATCACATCCGTAGTGCTGCTATGCATATTAACCATATGCAAAAAGCACTGACCCTGATGAACGTTCGGCTAAAAGAAGTTCTGGACCAAGTTCACGGGGTAAGTGGATTGAAAATAATCAGGGCGATCTTAAAGGGCGAAAGGGATCCCGGGGTTTTGGTAAAGCTATGCCATGGGAGTGTGTTGAAAACAAAAAAGGAACTGATCCTTAAATCCTTGAAAGGGCACTACAATGAAGCAGGGCTATTTGCTTTGGGCCAAGCAGTGGTGTGCTATGATTTTTATCAACAACAAATTGCCGGTTGTGATCTGAAAATGGAAGAAGTCCTTAAAAAGATGGGGGCAAACCGGCCTAAAGTATCAAATAAGGCAACTCCACGAAAAAACGTGAGGCACCACAAACCAAATATAGAAGGAATGGACCGTTATCTATTGCAAATATTTGAAGGCAAAGATGCTACGGTCCTACCCGGTATAACAGATTATAATTGGATGCAGCTCCTATCGGAAATAGGGACTGATTTACATAAATGGAAAACAGAAAAGCATTTTACTTCCTGGTTGGGACTGGCGCCAAAACAGCACCATTCGGGCAAGATGAAAAAAAACTATAAGGCTAAAGGACAACCAAAGGCCGGCCTGATATTTAAGCAAGCGGCCACGAGCCTGCTCAACAGCAAGAAAATTGCATTGGGTGCTTTTGGCAGAAAGATAAGGGCAAAGAAAGGGGCATCACCGGCAATAAAGGCAATGGCAAGAAAACTGGCAGAGCTCTATTGGAAGCTATTTGTTAAAGGACTGTCATATGTAGAGAAGGGAATCAAAGATTATGAGGAGAAGATCTTGTTTAATAAACAAAAGAACATTATGAAAATGGCAAGAGAACTTGGTTTGTCAATTAGCTATAAAACAGCGGTTTAG
- a CDS encoding transposase: MPKIIRLSEFQYEIPIFAINKDFDGFYAQFLKTDLGKIYLSTPFSELGQSFKLKDSKKGTHCYFSPKGKIALMMLKNYYGCSDKKLIELLNGNIFMQFFCDILIPIDKPLTNFKIVSQIRMELSKGLNIRRSQEVLAKNWIPYMKDLDKMFTDATCYESEVRFPTNQKLLWECVQWNYRQMESLCRTLKIKLPRTKYLDWCRRYNEYSKKRKKQSKYRTKVTRGLLKLLYKLNGALGQIENQYPFGSTAKYKRQRSIIAKVYRQQAQIFKTGKSVPDRIVSISKSYIRPIVRGKETKQVEFGAKVNKVQIDGINFIEHIQYRAFNEGTRLQSSVSCAQNLTKTKIKILGADAIYATNKNRTFTSSRKIQTDFIRKGKAGKNKEQRKILAREIKKERSTRLEGSFGKEKEHYNLKKIKAKTQKSEILWIFFGIHTANALEIGRRIYSSRFKNLAA; this comes from the coding sequence ATGCCAAAAATAATACGTTTAAGCGAATTTCAATACGAAATTCCAATTTTCGCCATCAATAAAGATTTTGATGGATTTTATGCCCAATTTCTAAAAACCGATTTGGGCAAAATTTACCTTTCCACGCCTTTTTCCGAGCTTGGTCAATCTTTCAAATTGAAAGATTCTAAAAAAGGAACCCATTGCTATTTTAGTCCCAAAGGGAAAATTGCCCTGATGATGCTCAAAAACTATTATGGATGCTCGGACAAGAAACTGATCGAGCTTTTGAATGGAAATATTTTCATGCAGTTTTTTTGCGATATTCTAATTCCCATCGATAAACCGCTGACCAACTTTAAGATCGTGAGCCAAATCAGGATGGAGCTTTCCAAGGGTTTAAATATTAGAAGATCCCAAGAAGTACTTGCCAAGAACTGGATTCCTTATATGAAGGACCTGGACAAAATGTTTACCGATGCGACCTGTTACGAGAGCGAAGTGCGTTTTCCAACCAATCAGAAATTGCTTTGGGAATGCGTTCAGTGGAACTACAGACAAATGGAATCCTTATGCCGCACTTTGAAAATCAAATTGCCCAGGACCAAATATCTGGATTGGTGCAGACGCTATAACGAGTATTCGAAAAAACGAAAGAAACAATCCAAATACCGCACAAAAGTAACCCGAGGGTTACTGAAATTACTGTACAAACTTAACGGTGCACTGGGTCAGATAGAAAATCAATATCCATTTGGATCCACCGCTAAATACAAGCGACAACGATCCATTATTGCCAAAGTTTACCGGCAACAGGCACAAATATTTAAAACAGGAAAAAGTGTTCCCGATAGAATCGTAAGCATCAGCAAAAGTTACATTCGTCCAATTGTGCGGGGCAAAGAAACCAAACAGGTAGAATTTGGAGCAAAAGTGAACAAAGTTCAAATAGACGGAATCAATTTTATTGAGCATATCCAGTACCGTGCCTTCAATGAAGGGACCCGTTTGCAGAGCAGTGTATCTTGCGCCCAAAACCTGACCAAGACTAAAATAAAAATACTGGGGGCAGATGCTATTTATGCTACCAATAAAAACCGAACATTTACCTCAAGTCGCAAAATCCAGACCGATTTTATCAGAAAAGGAAAGGCTGGTAAAAACAAAGAACAGCGTAAAATTTTGGCCAGAGAAATCAAAAAAGAACGTTCCACACGTCTTGAAGGAAGCTTTGGTAAAGAAAAAGAACATTACAACCTGAAAAAGATCAAGGCCAAAACCCAAAAGAGCGAGATTCTCTGGATTTTCTTCGGAATCCATACAGCCAATGCTCTTGAAATTGGAAGAAGAATTTACAGCTCTCGATTTAAAAACTTAGCTGCTTAA